One window of the Pseudomonas lurida genome contains the following:
- a CDS encoding peptide ABC transporter ATP-binding protein has protein sequence MAVVLTARDLTRHYEVSRGLFKGHATVRALNGVSFELEAGKTLAVVGESGCGKSTLARALTLIEEPSSGSLKIAGQEVAGADKAQRKQLRKDVQMVFQSPYASLNPRQKVGDQLGEPLLINTNLSAAERREKVQAMMKQVGLRPEHYQRYPHMFSGGQRQRIALARAMMLQPKVLVADEPTSALDVSIQAQVLNLFMDLQQEFNTAYVFISHNLAVVQHVADDVMVMYLGRPVEVGPKEDIYARPLHPYTQALLSATPTIHPDPNKPKIKIVGELPNPLNPPPGCAFHKRCPYATARCSSEEPLLRPLDNRQVACHYAEQFVA, from the coding sequence ATGGCCGTCGTTCTTACCGCCCGCGACCTGACCCGTCACTACGAAGTGTCCCGTGGCCTGTTCAAGGGCCATGCCACTGTGCGTGCCCTCAATGGCGTGTCCTTCGAGCTGGAAGCCGGCAAGACCCTCGCCGTTGTGGGCGAGTCGGGTTGCGGCAAATCCACCCTGGCCCGTGCACTGACGCTGATTGAAGAACCGTCCTCGGGCTCGTTGAAAATCGCCGGCCAGGAAGTCGCCGGCGCCGACAAGGCTCAGCGCAAGCAATTGCGCAAAGACGTGCAGATGGTGTTCCAGAGCCCGTACGCCTCGCTGAACCCTCGGCAGAAAGTCGGTGATCAACTGGGTGAGCCGCTGTTGATCAACACCAACCTGTCCGCCGCCGAACGCCGCGAGAAAGTGCAGGCGATGATGAAGCAAGTGGGCCTGCGCCCTGAGCATTATCAGCGTTACCCGCACATGTTCTCCGGTGGTCAACGCCAGCGGATCGCCCTCGCCCGCGCCATGATGCTGCAACCGAAAGTGCTGGTTGCCGATGAGCCAACCTCCGCACTGGACGTATCGATCCAGGCCCAGGTGCTCAACCTGTTCATGGACCTGCAGCAGGAGTTCAACACAGCCTACGTGTTCATCTCCCACAACCTCGCGGTGGTGCAACACGTTGCCGACGACGTGATGGTGATGTACCTCGGCCGCCCGGTTGAAGTGGGCCCCAAGGAAGACATCTACGCCCGCCCGCTGCACCCGTATACCCAGGCACTGCTGTCGGCCACCCCGACCATCCACCCGGACCCGAACAAGCCGAAGATCAAGATCGTCGGCGAGCTGCCCAACCCGCTGAACCCGCCACCTGGCTGCGCGTTCCACAAGCGTTGCCCGTATGCGACAGCGCGTTGCAGCAGTGAGGAGCCGTTGTTGCGGCCGCTGGACAACCGCCAGGTGGCTTGCCACTACGCGGAGCAGTTCGTGGCCTGA
- a CDS encoding ABC transporter ATP-binding protein, giving the protein MSLLEIKNLNVRFGDKTAVPVVDGLDISVDKGEVLAIVGESGSGKSVTMMALMGLIEHPGIVTADALNFDGKDMLKLSNRQRRQIVGKDLAMVFQDPMTALNPSYTVGFQIEEVLRLHLKMSGKQARKRAIELLEKVEIPGAASRMDAYPHQLSGGMSQRVAIAMAIAGEPKLLIADEPTTALDVTIQAQIMDLLLALQKEQNMGLVLITHDLAVVAETAQRVCVMYAGQAVEVGQVPQLFDIPAHPYSEALLKAIPEHSLGATRLATLPGIVPGRYDRPQGCLLSPRCPYVQENCRTQRPGLDPKSNSLARCFYPLNQEVA; this is encoded by the coding sequence ATGTCACTGTTAGAAATCAAGAATCTCAACGTCCGCTTCGGCGACAAGACCGCCGTACCGGTGGTCGATGGCCTCGACATTTCCGTCGACAAAGGCGAAGTACTGGCGATCGTTGGCGAGTCGGGGTCGGGTAAATCCGTGACCATGATGGCGCTGATGGGCCTGATCGAGCATCCCGGCATCGTCACCGCCGACGCGCTGAACTTTGACGGCAAGGACATGCTCAAGTTGAGCAACCGCCAGCGCCGCCAGATCGTCGGCAAAGACCTGGCGATGGTGTTCCAGGACCCGATGACCGCCCTGAACCCCAGCTACACCGTGGGGTTCCAGATTGAAGAAGTGCTGCGCCTGCACCTGAAAATGTCCGGCAAGCAAGCGCGCAAGCGTGCCATCGAGCTGTTGGAAAAGGTTGAAATCCCGGGCGCTGCCAGCCGTATGGATGCATACCCGCACCAACTCTCCGGTGGCATGAGCCAGCGGGTGGCAATCGCCATGGCGATTGCTGGCGAGCCAAAACTGCTGATCGCCGACGAACCGACCACCGCTCTGGACGTCACCATTCAAGCGCAGATCATGGACCTGCTACTGGCCCTGCAGAAAGAGCAGAACATGGGCCTGGTGCTGATCACCCACGACCTCGCGGTCGTGGCGGAAACCGCCCAGCGCGTGTGCGTGATGTACGCAGGGCAAGCAGTCGAGGTCGGCCAGGTGCCGCAACTGTTCGATATCCCAGCGCACCCGTACAGCGAAGCCCTGCTCAAGGCGATCCCCGAGCATAGCCTCGGCGCCACGCGTCTGGCCACGCTGCCGGGTATCGTGCCCGGTCGTTATGACCGTCCGCAGGGTTGCCTGCTGTCGCCGCGTTGCCCGTACGTGCAGGAAAACTGCCGCACCCAGCGTCCCGGCCTTGACCCGAAAAGCAACAGCCTCGCGCGCTGCTTCTACCCCTTGAACCAGGAGGTGGCGTAA
- a CDS encoding ABC transporter permease subunit translates to MTTPTQVSAVDQSLLYPSPYKEFWQAFSKNKGAVAGLLFMLLIVFCAIFAPWVAPHNPSEQYRDFLLTPPAWLEGGQMQFLLGTDELGRDLLSRLIQGSRLSLLIGLSSVVMSLIPGILLGLFAGFFPRLLGPTIMRLMDIMLALPSLLLAVAIVAILGPGLINTVIAIAIVSLPSYVRLTRAAVMGELNRDYVTAARLAGAGLPRLMFITVLPNCMAPLIVQATLSFSSAILDAAALGFLGLGVQPPTPEWGTMLASARDYIERAWWVVSLPGLTILLSVLAINLMGDGLRDALDPKLKNAA, encoded by the coding sequence ATGACCACACCTACTCAAGTGTCAGCAGTCGATCAAAGCCTGCTGTACCCGTCCCCGTACAAAGAATTCTGGCAAGCCTTCTCCAAGAACAAAGGCGCGGTTGCCGGCCTGCTGTTCATGTTGCTGATCGTGTTCTGCGCGATTTTCGCCCCATGGGTTGCACCGCATAACCCGAGCGAGCAATACCGCGACTTCCTGCTGACCCCACCGGCCTGGCTGGAAGGCGGGCAGATGCAGTTCCTGCTCGGCACCGACGAACTGGGCCGTGACTTGCTCTCGCGCCTGATCCAGGGCTCGCGCCTGTCCTTGCTGATCGGTTTGTCGTCGGTGGTGATGTCGCTGATCCCGGGCATCCTGCTGGGCCTGTTCGCCGGCTTCTTCCCGCGCCTGCTCGGCCCGACCATCATGCGCCTGATGGACATCATGCTGGCCCTGCCGTCGCTGCTGCTGGCCGTTGCCATTGTCGCGATCCTCGGCCCTGGCCTGATCAACACCGTGATTGCGATCGCTATCGTGTCGCTGCCGTCCTACGTCCGCCTGACCCGCGCTGCGGTCATGGGCGAACTGAACCGCGACTACGTGACCGCCGCCCGCCTCGCCGGCGCAGGCCTGCCGCGCCTGATGTTCATCACCGTGCTGCCTAACTGCATGGCGCCGCTGATCGTCCAGGCCACCCTGAGTTTCTCCTCGGCGATCCTCGATGCCGCGGCCCTGGGCTTCCTTGGTCTTGGCGTACAACCGCCAACCCCCGAGTGGGGCACCATGCTGGCTTCGGCCCGTGACTACATCGAACGCGCCTGGTGGGTCGTGAGCCTGCCTGGTTTGACCATTTTGCTCAGCGTGCTGGCAATCAACTTGATGGGTGACGGCCTGCGCGACGCGCTGGACCCGAAACTCAAGAACGCCGCCTGA
- a CDS encoding ABC transporter permease subunit, whose protein sequence is MFSFIARRLGLLIPTFFGITLLTFALIRMIPGDPVEVMMGERRVDPEMHAQAMERLGLNKPLYAQYLDYVGKLAQGDLGESLRTRTSVWTEFTALFPATLELSMAALLFAGILGLLAGVIAALKRGSLFDHGVMGISLAGYSMPIFWWGLILIMFFSVSLGWTPVSGRIDLLYDIEPRTGFMLIDTLLADEPDAFFDALHHLILPAIVLGTIPLAVIARMTRSSMLEVLREDYIRTAKAKGLSPARVVFVHGLRNALIPVLTVVGLQVGTLLAGAVLTETIFSWPGIGKWLIEAIGARDYPVVQNGILLIACLVILVNFVVDVLYGFANPRIRHQR, encoded by the coding sequence ATGTTTAGTTTTATTGCCCGCCGACTGGGGTTATTGATCCCCACGTTTTTCGGCATAACGTTGCTCACGTTTGCGTTGATTCGCATGATCCCTGGCGACCCCGTTGAAGTCATGATGGGCGAGCGGCGCGTCGACCCCGAGATGCACGCACAGGCAATGGAACGCCTTGGCCTTAACAAGCCGTTGTATGCGCAATACCTGGATTACGTCGGCAAGCTCGCCCAGGGCGACCTTGGCGAATCGCTGCGCACCCGCACCAGCGTGTGGACCGAATTCACCGCGCTCTTCCCGGCGACCCTGGAACTGTCCATGGCTGCCCTGTTGTTCGCCGGTATCCTGGGCCTGTTGGCCGGGGTGATCGCGGCGCTGAAGCGAGGATCCCTGTTCGACCATGGGGTAATGGGCATCTCCCTGGCGGGATATTCGATGCCGATCTTCTGGTGGGGCCTGATCCTGATCATGTTCTTCTCGGTAAGCCTGGGCTGGACCCCGGTTTCCGGGCGTATCGACCTGCTCTACGACATCGAGCCGCGCACCGGCTTCATGCTGATCGACACCCTGCTGGCTGACGAGCCGGACGCCTTCTTCGACGCCCTGCACCACCTGATCCTGCCGGCCATCGTGCTCGGCACCATCCCGCTGGCGGTGATCGCGCGGATGACCCGTTCGTCGATGCTCGAAGTCCTGCGTGAAGACTACATTCGCACCGCCAAGGCCAAGGGCCTGTCGCCGGCACGCGTGGTGTTCGTGCACGGACTGCGCAACGCACTGATCCCGGTGCTGACCGTGGTCGGCCTGCAAGTCGGCACGCTGCTGGCCGGTGCGGTCCTGACCGAAACCATCTTCTCCTGGCCCGGCATCGGCAAATGGCTGATCGAAGCCATTGGCGCGCGGGACTACCCGGTGGTGCAGAACGGCATCCTGCTGATCGCCTGCCTGGTGATCCTGGTGAACTTCGTAGTGGATGTCCTCTACGGCTTCGCCAACCCACGCATCCGTCACCAGCGCTGA
- a CDS encoding ABC transporter substrate-binding protein, with amino-acid sequence MKMLPLQATMAAALLSVAIGVSAKPLVVCTEASPEGFDPVLYTTAVTADAAAETMFNRLVDFKPGTTEIVPALAKTWEISDDGLTYTFHLRDDVKFHTTDYFKPTRNLNADDVLWSFQRQLDPKHPWHNKSATGFPYFESMGFKELLKSVEKTDDHTVVFTLTRPEAPFLADVAMPFTAIHSAEYADKLLAAGKTDELNSKPIGTGPFIFIRYQKDAQVRFKANPEYFRGKPPADPLILAIAVDNNVRLQKLKANECQVALYPKPDDLPSIKKDPNLKVDELAAMTTAYTALNTTHKYMSDARVRHAINIAFDKKGYNESLYGKGNAVDATGPFPPTLLGFNDKLKNPPRDLDKARALLKEAGVPEGTEFTLFTRNGGGPTNPNPMLGAQRMQADLAQIGLKVNIKVMEWGEMLKRAKNGEHDMVSAGWAGDNGDPDNFLTPNLSCDAAKNGENYARWCNKEFQDLIDKARAIAEPAQRAALYEQAMDVFDKDQPWIPMAYPKMFTAMRKNVEGYTQSPLTNNNFATTQVK; translated from the coding sequence ATGAAAATGCTTCCGCTACAAGCCACCATGGCCGCCGCGCTGTTGAGCGTGGCGATCGGCGTTTCGGCCAAACCACTGGTTGTCTGCACCGAAGCCAGCCCGGAAGGTTTCGACCCGGTCCTGTACACCACGGCCGTGACCGCAGACGCCGCCGCTGAAACCATGTTCAACCGTCTGGTGGACTTCAAGCCAGGCACCACTGAAATCGTTCCCGCGCTCGCCAAGACCTGGGAAATCAGTGATGACGGCCTGACCTATACGTTCCACCTGCGTGATGACGTCAAGTTCCACACCACCGACTACTTCAAGCCCACGCGCAACTTGAATGCCGATGACGTGCTCTGGAGCTTCCAACGCCAGTTGGACCCGAAACACCCTTGGCATAACAAATCCGCCACAGGTTTCCCCTATTTCGAAAGCATGGGCTTCAAGGAACTGCTCAAAAGCGTCGAGAAGACTGATGACCACACGGTGGTCTTCACCCTGACGCGCCCTGAAGCACCGTTCCTGGCCGATGTCGCGATGCCGTTTACCGCCATCCACTCCGCTGAATACGCCGACAAACTGCTCGCCGCCGGTAAGACCGATGAGCTCAATAGCAAGCCGATCGGCACCGGCCCGTTCATCTTCATCCGCTATCAGAAAGATGCTCAGGTACGCTTCAAGGCCAACCCGGAATACTTCCGTGGCAAGCCGCCGGCCGACCCGTTGATCCTGGCCATTGCCGTCGACAACAACGTGCGCCTGCAGAAGCTCAAGGCCAACGAATGCCAGGTCGCGCTATATCCCAAGCCCGATGACCTGCCCAGCATCAAGAAAGACCCGAACCTGAAGGTCGATGAACTGGCGGCGATGACCACCGCCTACACCGCACTGAACACCACCCACAAGTACATGAGCGACGCGCGGGTGCGTCATGCGATCAACATCGCGTTCGACAAAAAAGGCTACAACGAATCGCTGTACGGCAAAGGCAACGCTGTCGATGCCACCGGCCCGTTTCCACCCACGCTGCTGGGATTCAACGACAAGCTGAAAAACCCACCGCGCGACCTCGATAAGGCCCGCGCCCTGCTCAAGGAAGCCGGCGTGCCGGAAGGCACCGAGTTCACCCTGTTCACCCGTAACGGCGGCGGCCCGACCAACCCTAACCCGATGCTCGGCGCACAGCGCATGCAGGCGGATCTGGCGCAGATTGGCCTGAAGGTGAATATCAAAGTCATGGAATGGGGCGAAATGCTCAAGCGTGCTAAAAACGGCGAGCACGACATGGTGTCCGCCGGTTGGGCGGGGGATAACGGCGACCCGGATAACTTCCTCACGCCGAACCTGAGTTGCGATGCAGCGAAAAACGGCGAAAACTACGCGCGCTGGTGTAACAAGGAGTTTCAAGACTTGATCGACAAGGCGCGCGCTATCGCTGAACCCGCACAACGCGCTGCACTCTATGAACAAGCAATGGACGTTTTCGACAAGGACCAACCGTGGATTCCCATGGCTTACCCGAAAATGTTCACCGCCATGCGCAAGAACGTCGAGGGATATACCCAAAGCCCTCTGACGAACAATAACTTCGCCACTACCCAGGTGAAGTAA
- a CDS encoding OprD family outer membrane porin encodes MKLSSKALLALAISSITATAYAESTSQDFVPTTLAGTSAQSEAKGFIEDFSLGGTTRNWYSHESKYRGGNFEYQKHGQTRTDRNRTNWVQGTIINASSGFTQGTVGVKTELAVYNALVLDRSKRDIKGGSNRTLADSDGDAVGQWSKLGLANVQFRVSNTTLTAGRQNFSSGIVDTIGNRALPSSFEGVSFNSEEFSNLSFQGGVFDRVSPRTEQSLSKFRSEYGNGAETDKVSTLGLNYQPLKSLKVSVFGANVKDFWNQYYFGATHELGDAQQLALTTGFNYYKTVDEGKKEMGEIDNDTFSLSLGLAHQAHSLTFSYQQVNGNEYFDYLHETNGIYLANSLTSDFNGPNEKSFQIAYGINMAEYGVPGLKFNAYSARGWDIDGTHYTGNNGRAKFAYDGIQKQDGEKHQEYGVGASYAIQSGALKATTVRATYVEHRGSEFQSDGSIKEFRLVTTIPFNIL; translated from the coding sequence ATGAAACTGAGCAGCAAAGCGCTTCTGGCCCTGGCCATCAGCAGCATCACGGCCACCGCCTACGCTGAATCCACCAGCCAGGACTTCGTTCCCACCACATTGGCCGGCACCAGCGCCCAAAGCGAAGCCAAGGGCTTTATCGAAGACTTCAGCCTGGGTGGCACCACGCGTAACTGGTACTCCCACGAGAGCAAGTACCGTGGCGGCAACTTCGAATACCAGAAGCACGGTCAAACCCGTACCGACCGTAACCGTACCAACTGGGTACAGGGCACCATCATCAACGCCAGCTCGGGTTTCACCCAAGGCACCGTAGGCGTCAAGACCGAATTGGCGGTCTACAACGCGTTGGTCCTGGACCGCAGCAAGCGTGACATCAAGGGCGGTTCCAACCGTACACTGGCTGACTCCGACGGTGATGCAGTAGGCCAGTGGAGCAAACTGGGCCTGGCCAACGTGCAGTTCCGCGTATCGAACACCACCTTGACCGCCGGTCGTCAGAACTTCAGCAGCGGCATCGTCGACACCATCGGCAACCGTGCACTGCCATCGAGCTTCGAAGGTGTGAGCTTCAACAGCGAAGAGTTCAGCAACCTGTCGTTCCAGGGCGGCGTGTTTGACCGCGTTTCGCCACGTACCGAACAGAGCCTGTCGAAATTCCGTAGCGAATACGGCAATGGCGCGGAGACCGACAAGGTGTCCACCCTGGGCCTGAACTACCAGCCGCTGAAAAGCCTGAAAGTCAGCGTCTTCGGCGCTAACGTGAAGGACTTCTGGAACCAGTACTACTTCGGCGCTACCCACGAGTTGGGTGATGCCCAGCAACTGGCGCTGACCACCGGTTTCAACTACTACAAAACGGTCGATGAAGGCAAAAAAGAGATGGGGGAAATCGACAACGATACCTTCTCCCTGTCCCTGGGCCTGGCGCACCAGGCTCACAGCCTGACGTTCTCCTACCAGCAAGTGAACGGTAACGAGTACTTCGACTACCTGCACGAAACCAACGGCATCTACCTGGCCAACTCCCTGACCTCTGACTTCAACGGTCCGAACGAGAAATCCTTCCAGATCGCCTACGGCATCAACATGGCCGAATACGGCGTGCCAGGCCTGAAGTTCAACGCCTACTCGGCGCGCGGCTGGGACATCGACGGTACTCACTACACCGGCAACAACGGCCGGGCCAAGTTCGCCTACGACGGCATCCAGAAACAAGACGGCGAAAAACACCAGGAATACGGTGTAGGCGCCTCTTACGCCATCCAGAGCGGCGCGCTCAAGGCCACCACCGTGCGTGCAACCTACGTTGAGCACCGCGGTAGCGAGTTCCAATCCGACGGCAGCATCAAAGAGTTCCGTCTGGTGACCACCATCCCGTTCAACATTCTTTAA
- a CDS encoding ABC transporter substrate-binding protein, translated as MRHTTVLSAIFGTSLLAVATMGQAADKKSLVFCSEGSPAGFDTAQYTTATDNDAAEPLYNRLVEFEKGETGVVPALATKWDISPDGLTYTFHLREGVKFHSNKEFKPTRDFNADDVLFTFNRMLDPDHPFRKAYPTEFPYFNGMSLNKNIAKVEKTDLHTVVITLNTVDAAFIQNIAMSFAAILSAEYAEQLLKAGKPSDINQKPIGTGPFAFQRYQKDSQIRYVANKQYWDPSKVKLDQLIFAINTDPSVRVQKLKAGECQVTLHPRPADVDALKADPKLQLLTKPGFNLGYIAYNVRHKPFDQLEVRQALDMAVNKQSILNAVYQGAGQLAVNAMPPTQWSYDDSIKDAAYNPEKAKELLKAAGVKEGTEITLWAMPVQRPYNPNAKLMAEMLQSDWAKIGLKVKIVSYEWGEYIKRTKNGEHDVSLIGWTGDNGDPDNWLGTLYSCDAIGGNNYSMWCDPAYDKLIKQAKVVTDREQRTVLYKQAQQLLKQQVPITPVAHSTVNQPLSANVEGFKVSPFGRNVFSGVSITP; from the coding sequence ATGCGCCATACCACCGTTCTATCCGCAATTTTTGGCACCAGCCTGCTGGCTGTGGCCACGATGGGCCAGGCCGCCGACAAGAAGAGCCTGGTGTTCTGCTCGGAAGGCAGCCCGGCTGGCTTTGACACCGCGCAATACACCACCGCCACCGATAACGATGCGGCCGAGCCGCTGTACAACCGTCTGGTTGAGTTTGAAAAGGGCGAGACAGGTGTCGTACCCGCGCTGGCTACCAAGTGGGATATTTCGCCAGATGGCCTGACCTACACCTTTCACCTGCGTGAAGGGGTGAAATTCCACAGCAACAAGGAATTCAAGCCGACGCGGGACTTCAATGCCGACGACGTGCTGTTCACCTTCAATCGCATGCTTGACCCCGACCACCCGTTCCGCAAGGCCTACCCCACCGAGTTTCCGTACTTCAACGGGATGAGCCTGAACAAGAATATTGCCAAGGTCGAGAAAACCGACCTGCACACGGTGGTGATCACCCTGAACACGGTTGACGCCGCGTTCATCCAGAACATCGCCATGAGCTTCGCCGCTATCCTGTCGGCTGAATACGCCGAGCAATTGCTCAAGGCCGGCAAACCCAGCGACATCAACCAGAAGCCGATCGGCACTGGCCCCTTCGCGTTCCAGCGCTATCAGAAAGATTCGCAGATCCGTTATGTGGCCAACAAACAGTACTGGGACCCGAGCAAGGTCAAGCTGGACCAGTTGATTTTCGCCATCAACACCGACCCGTCGGTGCGGGTGCAAAAACTCAAGGCCGGCGAATGTCAGGTGACCCTGCATCCACGCCCGGCTGACGTCGACGCCCTCAAGGCGGACCCCAAGCTGCAACTGCTGACCAAACCAGGGTTCAACCTCGGCTACATCGCCTACAACGTGCGCCATAAGCCGTTCGACCAGCTTGAAGTGCGCCAGGCGCTGGACATGGCGGTGAACAAGCAGAGCATCCTGAATGCGGTGTACCAGGGCGCAGGGCAACTGGCGGTCAACGCCATGCCGCCGACGCAATGGTCCTACGACGACAGCATCAAGGACGCCGCCTACAACCCGGAAAAAGCCAAGGAACTGCTCAAGGCTGCCGGCGTGAAGGAAGGCACCGAAATCACCCTGTGGGCGATGCCCGTACAACGCCCCTACAACCCCAACGCCAAGCTGATGGCCGAGATGCTGCAAAGCGACTGGGCCAAGATCGGCCTCAAGGTCAAGATCGTCAGCTATGAGTGGGGCGAGTACATCAAGCGCACCAAGAACGGTGAGCACGATGTGAGCCTGATCGGCTGGACCGGCGACAATGGTGACCCGGACAACTGGCTGGGCACCCTCTACAGCTGCGACGCCATCGGCGGGAACAACTACTCCATGTGGTGTGACCCGGCGTACGACAAGCTGATCAAGCAAGCCAAGGTCGTGACCGACCGCGAACAAAGGACTGTTCTCTACAAACAGGCGCAGCAACTGCTCAAGCAGCAGGTGCCGATCACGCCAGTCGCCCACTCGACGGTCAACCAGCCGTTAAGCGCCAACGTCGAAGGGTTCAAAGTCAGCCCCTTCGGCCGCAACGTGTTCTCGGGCGTCAGTATCACCCCATAA
- a CDS encoding ABC transporter substrate-binding protein, producing MLKHAVIPLIVSAGLMAAAPFAQAATNLVFCSEGSPAGFDPGQYTTGTDFDASAETMFNRLTQFERGGTAVIPGLATSWDVSPDGLTYTFHLRDGVKFHTTSYFKPTRTFNADDVLFTFNRMINKDDPFRKAYPTEFPYFTDMGMDTNIKNIEKVDEHTVKFTLGTVDAAFIQNLAMSFASIQSAEYAAQLLKEGKAADINQKPIGTGPFVFKSYQKDSNIRYTGNKDYWKPEDVKIDNLIFAITTDPSVRIQKLKKNECQITLFPRPADLKALEADKDLKLPNQAGFNLGYIAYNVMDKVKGSDQPNPLADLRVRQALDMSVNKQQIIDSVYQGAGQLAVNAMPPTQWSYDTTIKDAKYDPEKAKSLLKEAGVKEGTEIVLWAMPVQRPYNPNAKLMAEMLQNDWKKIGLNVKITSYEWGEYIKRSKGGENQAMIIGWSGDNGDPDNWLNVLFGCDSLSGNNFSKWCDKKFDGIVKEAKATSDVAKRTELYKQAQHILKDAVPMTPIAHSTVYQPMRNTVQDFKISPFGLNSFYGVSVSGK from the coding sequence ATGCTTAAACACGCAGTCATTCCGTTAATTGTTAGCGCTGGCCTTATGGCCGCAGCTCCTTTCGCCCAAGCGGCGACTAACCTGGTGTTCTGCTCCGAAGGGAGCCCGGCCGGTTTTGACCCAGGCCAGTACACCACCGGAACAGACTTCGATGCCTCGGCCGAAACCATGTTCAACCGCCTGACCCAGTTCGAACGCGGCGGCACCGCTGTGATTCCTGGCCTGGCTACCAGCTGGGACGTTTCCCCGGATGGCTTGACCTACACCTTCCACCTGCGCGACGGCGTCAAGTTCCACACCACCTCGTACTTCAAGCCGACCCGTACCTTCAATGCCGATGACGTGCTGTTCACGTTCAACCGCATGATCAACAAGGACGATCCGTTCCGCAAAGCCTACCCCACCGAGTTCCCGTACTTCACGGACATGGGGATGGACACCAACATCAAGAACATCGAGAAGGTCGATGAACACACCGTCAAGTTCACCCTTGGCACCGTGGACGCCGCCTTCATCCAGAACCTGGCAATGAGCTTCGCTTCGATCCAGTCGGCTGAATACGCCGCCCAACTGCTGAAAGAAGGCAAGGCCGCGGACATCAACCAGAAGCCAATCGGCACTGGCCCGTTCGTGTTCAAGAGCTACCAGAAAGACTCGAACATCCGCTACACCGGCAACAAGGACTACTGGAAACCTGAAGACGTGAAGATCGACAACCTGATCTTCGCCATCACCACTGACCCGTCGGTGCGTATCCAGAAGCTCAAGAAAAACGAATGCCAGATCACCTTGTTCCCACGTCCGGCCGACCTCAAGGCGCTGGAAGCTGACAAGGACCTGAAACTGCCGAACCAGGCTGGTTTCAACCTGGGCTACATCGCCTACAACGTCATGGACAAGGTCAAGGGCAGCGACCAGCCGAACCCGCTGGCTGACCTGCGCGTACGCCAGGCGCTGGACATGTCGGTGAACAAGCAGCAGATCATCGACTCCGTGTACCAGGGCGCCGGCCAATTGGCCGTCAACGCCATGCCGCCGACCCAATGGTCGTATGACACCACCATCAAGGACGCCAAGTACGATCCGGAGAAAGCCAAGTCGCTGCTCAAGGAAGCCGGCGTCAAGGAAGGGACTGAAATCGTCCTGTGGGCCATGCCGGTTCAGCGTCCGTACAACCCGAACGCCAAGCTGATGGCGGAAATGCTGCAAAACGACTGGAAGAAGATCGGTCTCAACGTGAAGATCACCAGCTACGAGTGGGGCGAGTACATCAAGCGCTCCAAAGGTGGCGAGAACCAGGCCATGATCATTGGCTGGAGCGGTGACAATGGTGACCCGGACAACTGGCTGAACGTGCTGTTCGGCTGCGACTCGCTGTCCGGTAACAACTTCTCCAAATGGTGCGACAAGAAATTCGATGGCATCGTGAAAGAAGCCAAGGCCACATCGGATGTCGCCAAACGCACCGAGCTGTACAAGCAGGCGCAACATATCCTCAAAGATGCAGTCCCGATGACACCTATCGCGCACTCGACGGTGTATCAACCCATGCGCAACACCGTGCAGGACTTCAAGATCAGCCCGTTTGGCTTGAACTCCTTCTACGGCGTGAGCGTAAGCGGCAAGTAA